TCGTGTATTTGAAGAGTGTTTTCTAttagaatatatatgtatatatttctgtgtgtgtgtgtgtgtaatctATAAggaaataaacaattaattataatttggaTGTTTGTGATTAAATAATCAGAATCTGGAAATTCAACTACTGAGGAAAACAGAGAGTTGCTTAAACAATATGGTCTTGATCCTGATGAGTTCCTTTCTGATCCTACCACTCCTTCCAAGGTttgccttttttcttttttttttttttgtataatataaaaaggaaaaagttaTCTTTTTCGGTATTTATAGAAGTTTTCGTGTATCTTCGAGATTAGTCTTCGAGACGGAAGAAAGGGCAGGAAAAGAGTGGAAGAGGGAAGCAAGGTGTGGCAACACCAACAACACATGAGCAAAGTAAACCTAGGGAGACTCATAAGTTACTTCAGGTGTGTTTTCCTTGTTTATATTAATTCTGTAGGTGTATTGAGTTATACTATTTATATACAATTGTACTGAATTATTGTATGTTTGGCCCAATAACTTATAGAAGCTTATGGTTTATATAAGCCCAACCTCGTACCAAACATTTAAGTAGATTATGGTTCCGATAAGCTACTTGAGGGGTATCTGGATACTAGCTTATTTTAAGCCTTATTGACTTAGATACACCCTCTTTTTGTGGCTTATTTTGCAGTTACAAAGCGAATACACTTGAAACGAAAATGGGATTTTATGAAAGATGAGCCAAATGCTAATACGCTTGAGAATAAGCCAAGCCAAACACCcccgaagtagcttttgaaaagtaggttatatgaaatgataagTTTAGAATTCAATGTGCGAGTCTTGATATTTCAGTAAAAGTTAGTGTTTGTGATTTCGGTTACAAGGTATTCAGTACATTTGGAAACTTATAAGTTAGGTAAAGGGGTCAGAGAAAGAGTCGAGACTAAAGGGCTTAAGAATGGACATGATTTTTTACAAGTTTAAAGAGTCGAGTAAGGATGAAAGGATTTCCCAAGATTTGAAAGGGTAGATTTGACtggtttgatttttattattgacTATAGAGCACATTCTGATGTTAGCTTGACGTCATTTAATAGAAAACCATACGGTTGATTTTCAATGTCAAGTTGACTTTTTTAAAAGTAGTAGCTATCGTTAGAGATGTAGGGAATACTCAAAGTTTGCCTTCTGTTTTGATGGAAAAAAACTCACTAGTTTTTAAGATTTAAAGACGCCTTTTGTTTGGGAAATCCTCAGAAGAGTAGTCTAGATCACCCGAGCAAGTGAATTCTATAGCATACTTTCAAGCAAAGTGGCTTTAAACACATTTTTTGGCTACTATATGTTTCTATGCCTTTGATTGTTACCAATTGAATTGATGGTAGTCTATTAGccagtttttttttaactgttgTTGCAACTTTCAACTACTTGAATACAAACATTCTATGTAGGTATCTCTTGATCTACTGTTAAGTGCTAGACATGCATTTATATGGTTGCTTAAGACTAAAATGGAGTGTTCAATTTGGGGTGGACGAAAATAATTGGTATTTAATAATTGGTTATTAAACTGTATTCAGAAGCGAACCTTGTATTATAAAATCATCTTTTTGCTTTCTATATACAGTTTGCAGAATGGGTGACTCCAGCTATAAGTCCATACCAAACCAAAtatctgaatatatatatacatatatacacacacgtcTAGAATACTgcatattgatattaaaaaTGGTAGGTTCTTGGTGGGACGGCACGGAGGAAGAAATTGCTATCACCAAAGAGCATGGATGTCCGCCCAATGATGGAAGTAGTCAAAGGTGCAGCTTTTGGTATTTTGCAGGTAATCTTTGCTATTTGTATTTCATATCTGCCTAGAATCGATTGAGAATCTGTTCCGGTTTTGGTACTAAGAAAGACTTTTATCTACTTTGTTTAGGCTGCTGGTGGCTGTCCTACATCATTAAGGCCTGGTCGATGGTTAGATTTATATAGTGGTACAGGATCTGTTGGCATAGAGGCTATCAGCCGTGGATGCTCTGAGGTACCACCTCCTCTTTCATCACAAGTTcttataaatttcatttttttttaatcgattTATCATTGCAGGTGCATTTTGTGGAGATGGATCCATGGGTTGTTTCTGATGTTCTACGTCCTAATTTGGAATGGACCAACTTTCTTGATAATTCTGTTATACATACTGTTCGTGTGGAAACGTATTTGGAGCGCACCAAAGATGGTCCATTTGATTACATAAGTGTAACACCTCCATATATGCTAGTGGACTACGAGATCCTAATGAAACAAATTTCAGAATCTTCTGTGATTGGAGATGATTCTTTTATAGTAAATTACTTGTTTATCTTTTTACCCATTCATTATatttttccaattcaagttgCTTTGGTATCTTATTGTTGATTCTCACTCTATAGGTTGTGGAGTACCCATTCCGAACCGATATGTTAGAAACATGTGGATGCCTTGTGAAGGTTCTTTCTAGCTTTTAATCTCTTTTTATGTTATGACTGTATATTGAAGTTATCATGTGGATGTAATAGTTGctcttaaatttaataattcaacGTAAATTGCAGTTAGCTGATCGTCGATTTGGAAGAACACACCTAGCAATATACGGGCCCAAGTGGGCCCAGAAGAAAGGAAGGTCATAACGGGGGGATGTGGCACATCAGTCTGACAACATTGAGGTGCCTTCAAGCTCAGTTACTCTAATCAGTTGGTCATCGTCGACAATGAGTCTAAAGATCACCTCCGGCCTATCTTTGCATGGTAAGCAACCAATCTATGTGTTCATATCACAATCTGCACATGGAGAATTCCCTCTCATAGTTAGCACCTTCAAACCTTAATAGTTGCAAGGTTTACTAGAGAAACAAATAAGTTGCAGAGTTAACGAGAGATCTCCAGAAATGTTAGTTACTGTTTTAGATATCGTTACTGTTAGCCTGTAACATATGTTAAGAACAATAATTAGCATCTTACCTTTCTGCAGTGTATAATTTCTTGTTCTTATACGAGACAATAAAGTTAAGTCGAATGTTTGTAACTTAAATGCAGTCTCCGCGACATAATGTATATTCCTAGTAAAGTAGTAACAGATATGTTTGAACTAGAAACAGTGGTCCACTAGATACTTTGAGTTTTAAGAAGGCAAACTCTTTTGTTTCTTCTCCTATGAGACAAAAAGAAAGCGATATGTCTACAACTCTAGATACCATAAAGTGGTAGTCATACTACAAGATATACTCGCTTTTATTTGATACATTCCTTTCAAAAACCAAGTCAGGACTAAGAATTTCGAACTTCACCTTACGTTCAGGATCATATGGTAGTTTTAACCGGTGGTGGTTAGCATCAGTTGGGACCATAAGTAAGGGAGTACTACCATTATTGCACTATCAAATAGGAAATTGTACATCGAAACCGTCCTTTCGACATGAAACTTGTGCTTTAACTCAATGTTAACTGACTGCAATATTGAACAGAAGTATTGAATTCCTAAACTGTACTTTTGACTGGATTTGCACATAGTTTAATGTATTCTTAAGTGAGATCAGCGAGATCTCTTTGATTGCAAACTGTATGTAAATGCACATGACAAAGCAATGGTAATTTTTTGTGTGGACCCTATCAAATCCTAAAGCAAGAATGCTTGTCAAAAGTTGATCTATTTTATTTACCTTTTATCTAAATAACATCTCTCTGAGAAAGAAAAAGTGCAACAGAATGGCTTGTAGTATTCCATCTTTAAAGAAAAGTGGTCTCTCTTACCtccaagttaaaaaaattacacattCCCTCCCCTCCTTTACTCTCTCCTCCCCTCTCTCAGTTGGCCAACTTTTTATATCAAAGGCAGGGAGGGAGATGCATTATCTTGATGCCAAAACAACCATGATTGTTATAAGTTTCTCATCATCATCCATATATCTTAGCTGCCAAAAACTCTGCTTTGGAGAAGACATCTAGAGGGTTAAGTTGGTAATAGAAGTAGAGAGGGTCATGGGAAAGAACATTAGAGTGGTTTTCGGTGCACTTCTATTGGTGGGGTTTTGctgttttttgttatttgacGTCACAATTCCACGCATTACAAGTGTTGGTGTTAAAGAAAGAGTCACAAGGAGGCACGAGGGTTTGGTTCTTAATTTCGTGAGCAAAAGAAGAGTACCAAATGGCCCTGATCCTATTCATAACCGGTATGCAAAACTCATGCATTTACGTTTACATTTAcgtttacattttcattctcatcgATTTTTTAGATCATCTTAAGTAATAAAGATACAAGTGAAGTAAATTTAAGGTCCATACGTATATCATACTATTTCATGTGTCTGTTTAATGAAAGTATATCATTGTTTCTCTCTGAGTTTAATGATACTAACTACAATGCATGTATCCATAATTGTCCTTAGTTGTCCATAGGTTTCTTAAGCATTGGAGCATGGTGTTTGTGGGTATTTGTCCTTGTTTAAGGACATTTTTGTAGCATGTTCTTGAGCTTTTCACCAATTTATGGATGGAGGTAAAATTAAAGGAATTTAATGACATCTAAAGATATGTCGTGCCAGCTGATTAGGCAAttaagggcacctaagggcgtTTTTAGCATTAGAGAGTAAGCCTGATGCTAAAGATTACATAAGTTAATTAGTTAAACATACTTCCAAGTTTAAGTTATAATGTGCATGCATTGGTTTCTCTGGAGCAAGTAATTCATCGTACTATATGTCTTTTCATTCAGGAAAATAGGAAATACCCGACAGCCGCCAGAACGAGCTTAAGATTGGCCGGGTTTGAAGACTTGTGTACATGGAAAGTCCATTATAATCTTAC
The Erigeron canadensis isolate Cc75 chromosome 2, C_canadensis_v1, whole genome shotgun sequence DNA segment above includes these coding regions:
- the LOC122588681 gene encoding putative rRNA methyltransferase YlbH, which codes for MASISSSISTSISWHHNFVTPSSSSISTNRPYRPTLTVIRASSLKSGNSTTEENRELLKQYGLDPDEFLSDPTTPSKSSRRKKGQEKSGRGKQGVATPTTHEQSKPRETHKLLQVLGGTARRKKLLSPKSMDVRPMMEVVKGAAFGILQAAGGCPTSLRPGRWLDLYSGTGSVGIEAISRGCSEVHFVEMDPWVVSDVLRPNLEWTNFLDNSVIHTVRVETYLERTKDGPFDYISVTPPYMLVDYEILMKQISESSVIGDDSFIVVEYPFRTDMLETCGCLVKLADRRFGRTHLAIYGPKWAQKKGRS